One region of Scophthalmus maximus strain ysfricsl-2021 chromosome 13, ASM2237912v1, whole genome shotgun sequence genomic DNA includes:
- the LOC118317713 gene encoding claudin-1, with translation MASSGMQLLGFFLSLLGVSATVAATFMVEWKRQAQGKTHRIYEGLWMSCSGNERTTCELYESLLKLPTEVQATRAVMLLSVFLSAVALMVSTVGMKCTRFMDDKSESKSTTAMIGGIMFMVSGLVTVVITSWYVDTIVKTFHTSNKLQSFEFGRAVFVSWAGGVLTMAGGAFLSCRRCSRSRLPASMNSNQLLPTVNSKSNYV, from the exons ATGGCCAGCTCGGGCATGCAGCTCCTCGGCTTCTTCCTGTCGCTGCTCGGCGTCTCCGCCACTGTCGCGGCCACGTTCATGGTGGAGTGGAAGAGGCAGGCGCAGGGCAAGACGCACCGCATCTACGAGGGCCTGTGGATGAGCTGCAGCGGCAACGAGAGGACCACCTGTGAGCTGTACGAGTCTCTCCTGAAACTGCCGA CTGAGGTGCAGGCCACCAGGGCGGTGATGCTGCTCAGCGTCTTCCTCTCCGCCGTGGCCCTGATGGTCTCCACAGTGGGGATGAAGTGCACCCGCTTCATGGACGACAAGTCTGAGAGCAAATCCACCACGGCTATGATCGGAGGAATCATGTTCATGGTCTCAG GTTTAGTGACTGTGGTCATCACCTCCTGGTACGTTGATACGATTGTAAAGACCTTCCACACATCCAATAAACTGCAAAG CTTCGAGTTTGGTCGGGCCGTGTTCGTCAGCTGGGCTGGAGGCGTCCTCACTATGGCCGGTGGCGCCTTCCTGAGCTGTCGCAGATGCTCCCGGTCCAGATTGCCCGCGTCCATGAACTCCAACCAGCTCCTGCCCACCGTCAACTCCAAGTCCAACTACGTCTAG